One genomic region from Amia ocellicauda isolate fAmiCal2 chromosome 4, fAmiCal2.hap1, whole genome shotgun sequence encodes:
- the cpt1ab gene encoding carnitine O-palmitoyltransferase 1, liver isoform isoform X2: MAEAHQAVAFQFTVTPDGIDLRLSHEALRQIYLSGLHSWKKRFIRFKNGIMTGVYPGSPTSWLVVVVGFMSTSSYTRRDPSFGLMARIGTRIPISKYMCDQTQRIVGGILVGTGLWVALIYTMRSALKTLLSWHGWMFGLHGKVSKTTRFWMLLVKLFSGRKPMLYSFQTSLPRLPVPSVKDTMRRYLESARPIMNDEEYERMEKLAHDFELNLGPRLQWYLKLKCWWATNYVSDWWEEYIYLRGRGPIMVNSNYYAMDFLYVNPTKLQASRAGNTLHAIMLYRRKLDREEIKPLMIQNTIPMCSSQYERMFNSSRIPGVETDTIQHMRDSKHIVVYHKGRYFKVLMYHDGRLLRPKEIEQQMERILTSKSEPLPGEEKLAALTAGDRVPWAQARQTYFSKGKNKQSLDAVEKAAFFVTLDDTEQGHDKDNSVASLDSYAKSLLHGKCYDRWFDKSFTFIVYKNGTMGLNAEHSWADAPIVGHLWEHVLSTDYFQLGYTEDGHCKGELNPNIPAPQRLQWDIPEECQSVIDSSFQVAKALADDVDSHTVPFNTFGKGLIKKCKTSPDAFIQIALQLAHFRDKGKFCLTYEASMTRLFREGRTETVRSCTVETCSFVRAMMNSETRDEKKKLFALASEKHQQLYRLAMTGKGIDRHLFCLYVVSKYLGVDSPFLKEVLSEPWRLSTSQTPLQQAELFDLVNNPQHVTSGGGFGPVADDGYGVSYIIVGDNLINFHISSKLSSPETDSHRFGNNIQQAMMDILDLFDLDSLKGHQERKGA, from the exons ATGGCAGAAGCTCATCAGGCGGTGGCATTCCAGTTCACCGTCACTCCAGATGGCATCGACCTCCGGCTCAGCCATGAAGCCCTGAGGCAAATTTACCTGTCTGGCCTGCATTCCTGGAAGAAGAGGTTCATCAGATTCAAG AATGGGATCATGACTGGAGTGTACCCAGGCAGCCCCACTAGTTGGCTGGTAGTGGTGGTGGGTTTCATGTCCACATCCTCATACACACGCCGGGACCCTTCATTTGGTCTGATGGCAAGAATAGGGACTCGCATCCCTATAAG TAAATACATGTGTGACCAGACCCAGAGGATAGTTGGTGGCATTCTGGTGGGCACAGGGTTGTGGGTAGCCCTGATCTACACCATGAGAAGTGCCCTGAAGACTCTGCTGTCCTGGCATGGCTGGATGTTCGGCCTTCACGGCAAAGTCTCCAAGACCACCCGATTCTGGATG TTACTTGTGAAACTCTTCTCAGGGCGAAAGCCAATGCTGTACAGCTTCCAGACCTCATTGCCTCGCCTTCCTGTACCTTCCGTAAAGGACACGATGAGAAGA TACCTGGAGTCGGCCCGTCCGATCATGAATGATGAAGAGTATGAAAGGATGGAGAAGCTGGCTCATGATTTTGAATTGAACCTGGGCCCCCGACTCCAGTGGTATTTAAAGTTGAAATGCTGGTGGGCCACTAACTAT GTTAGTGACTGGTGGGAGGAATATATCTACCTCCGAGGCCGTGGACCAATCATGGTCAACAGCAACTACTATGCAATG GACTTTCTCTATGTTAACCCAACAAAGCTGCAAGCTTCCAGAGCTGGGAACACGCTTCACGCCATCATGCTGTACAGGAGAAAGCTGGACCGAGAGGAAATCAAACCA CTTATGATTCAAAACACTATTCCAATGTGCTCATCCCAGTATGAGCGTATGTTCAACTCCAGTCGCATCCCAGGTGTAGAGACAG ACACCATTCAACACATGAGGGACAGCAAGCACATTGTGGTCTACCACAAGGGGCGCTACTTCAAGGTGTTGATGTACCATGATGGGCGCCTGCTGCGGCCCAAGGAGATCGAGCAGCAGATGGAGAGGATCCTGACCAGCAAATCGGAGCCGCTGCCCGGGGAGGAGAAACTGGCAGCACTCACAGCGGGAGACAG AGTGCCCTGGGCCCAGGCACGCCAGACGTACTTCAGCAAAGGGAAGAACAAGCAGTCCTTGGACGCAGTGGAGAAGGCTGCTTTCTTTGTGACTCTCGATGACACAGAGCAGGGCCACGACAAGGACAACAGTGTGGCTTCCTTGGATTCCTATGCCAAGTCTCTGCTCCATGGCAAGTGCTACGACAG gtGGTTCGATAAATCTTTCACCTTCATCGTGTACAAGAATGGTACCATGGGTCTGAATGCAGAGCACTCCTGGGCTGACGCTCCCATTGTCGGACACCTTTGGGAG CATGTTCTGTCGACTGACTATTTCCAACTGGGCTACACAGAGGACGGCCACTGCAAAGGAGAGCTGAACCCCAATATCCCAGCCCCTCAAAGACTGCAGTGGGACATCCCTGAAGAG TGCCAAAGTGTGATTGACAGTTCTTTCCAAGTGGCCAAAGCTCTGGCTGATGATGTCGACTCCCACACCGTCCCCTTCAACACCTTCGGAAAGGGGCTCATCAAGAAGTGCAAGACCAGCCCAGATGCCTTCATTCAGATCGCCCTGCAGCTCGCACACTTCAGG GACAAGGGGAAGTTCTGCCTGACATATGAAGCTTCGATGACTCGGCTGTTCCGAGAGGGGCGGACAGAGACCGTGCGCTCCTGTACTGTGGAGACCTGCAGCTTCGTCCGAGCCATGATGAACTCTGAAACG AGAGACGAGAAGAAGAAGCTGTTTGCACTTGCTTCTGAGAAACACCAGCAACTGTACCGTCTAGCCATGACTGGAAAAGGCATTGACCGTCACCTCTTCTGTCTCTACGTGGTGTCCAAATACCTTGGTGTCGACTCCCCGTTCCTCAAGGAG GTGCTGTCGGAGCCGTGGAGGCTGTCCACCAGCCAGACGCCCCTGCAGCAGGCGGAGCTGTTTGACCTGGTCAACAACCCCCAGCATGTCACCAGCGGAGGCGGCTTTGGACCC GTGGCGGATGATGGTTATGGAGTGTCTTACATCATCGTTGGGGATAATCTCATCAACTTCCACATCTCCAGCAAGCTCTCCAGCCCCGAGACG gaTTCCCATCGTTTTGGGAATAACATTCAACAGGCAATGATGGACATCCTGGATCTCTTTGATCTGGACTCTTTGAAAGGCCATCAAGAAAGAAAAGGCGCTTAA
- the cpt1ab gene encoding carnitine O-palmitoyltransferase 1, liver isoform isoform X1: MAEAHQAVAFQFTVTPDGIDLRLSHEALRQIYLSGLHSWKKRFIRFKNGIMTGVYPGSPTSWLVVVVGFMSTSSYTRRDPSFGLMARIGTRIPISKYMCDQTQRIVGGILVGTGLWVALIYTMRSALKTLLSWHGWMFGLHGKVSKTTRFWMLLVKLFSGRKPMLYSFQTSLPRLPVPSVKDTMRRYLESARPIMNDEEYERMEKLAHDFELNLGPRLQWYLKLKCWWATNYVSDWWEEYIYLRGRGPIMVNSNYYAMDFLYVNPTKLQASRAGNTLHAIMLYRRKLDREEIKPIFALGNTVPLCSSQWERMFNTSRIPGQETDTIQHMRDSKHIVVYHKGRYFKVLMYHDGRLLRPKEIEQQMERILTSKSEPLPGEEKLAALTAGDRVPWAQARQTYFSKGKNKQSLDAVEKAAFFVTLDDTEQGHDKDNSVASLDSYAKSLLHGKCYDRWFDKSFTFIVYKNGTMGLNAEHSWADAPIVGHLWEHVLSTDYFQLGYTEDGHCKGELNPNIPAPQRLQWDIPEECQSVIDSSFQVAKALADDVDSHTVPFNTFGKGLIKKCKTSPDAFIQIALQLAHFRDKGKFCLTYEASMTRLFREGRTETVRSCTVETCSFVRAMMNSETRDEKKKLFALASEKHQQLYRLAMTGKGIDRHLFCLYVVSKYLGVDSPFLKEVLSEPWRLSTSQTPLQQAELFDLVNNPQHVTSGGGFGPVADDGYGVSYIIVGDNLINFHISSKLSSPETDSHRFGNNIQQAMMDILDLFDLDSLKGHQERKGA; this comes from the exons ATGGCAGAAGCTCATCAGGCGGTGGCATTCCAGTTCACCGTCACTCCAGATGGCATCGACCTCCGGCTCAGCCATGAAGCCCTGAGGCAAATTTACCTGTCTGGCCTGCATTCCTGGAAGAAGAGGTTCATCAGATTCAAG AATGGGATCATGACTGGAGTGTACCCAGGCAGCCCCACTAGTTGGCTGGTAGTGGTGGTGGGTTTCATGTCCACATCCTCATACACACGCCGGGACCCTTCATTTGGTCTGATGGCAAGAATAGGGACTCGCATCCCTATAAG TAAATACATGTGTGACCAGACCCAGAGGATAGTTGGTGGCATTCTGGTGGGCACAGGGTTGTGGGTAGCCCTGATCTACACCATGAGAAGTGCCCTGAAGACTCTGCTGTCCTGGCATGGCTGGATGTTCGGCCTTCACGGCAAAGTCTCCAAGACCACCCGATTCTGGATG TTACTTGTGAAACTCTTCTCAGGGCGAAAGCCAATGCTGTACAGCTTCCAGACCTCATTGCCTCGCCTTCCTGTACCTTCCGTAAAGGACACGATGAGAAGA TACCTGGAGTCGGCCCGTCCGATCATGAATGATGAAGAGTATGAAAGGATGGAGAAGCTGGCTCATGATTTTGAATTGAACCTGGGCCCCCGACTCCAGTGGTATTTAAAGTTGAAATGCTGGTGGGCCACTAACTAT GTTAGTGACTGGTGGGAGGAATATATCTACCTCCGAGGCCGTGGACCAATCATGGTCAACAGCAACTACTATGCAATG GACTTTCTCTATGTTAACCCAACAAAGCTGCAAGCTTCCAGAGCTGGGAACACGCTTCACGCCATCATGCTGTACAGGAGAAAGCTGGACCGAGAGGAAATCAAACCA ATTTTCGCACTGGGAAACACGGTCCCACTCTGTTCATCGCAGTGGGAGCGGATGTTTAATACGTCCCGCATCCCTGGCCAAGAGACAG ACACCATTCAACACATGAGGGACAGCAAGCACATTGTGGTCTACCACAAGGGGCGCTACTTCAAGGTGTTGATGTACCATGATGGGCGCCTGCTGCGGCCCAAGGAGATCGAGCAGCAGATGGAGAGGATCCTGACCAGCAAATCGGAGCCGCTGCCCGGGGAGGAGAAACTGGCAGCACTCACAGCGGGAGACAG AGTGCCCTGGGCCCAGGCACGCCAGACGTACTTCAGCAAAGGGAAGAACAAGCAGTCCTTGGACGCAGTGGAGAAGGCTGCTTTCTTTGTGACTCTCGATGACACAGAGCAGGGCCACGACAAGGACAACAGTGTGGCTTCCTTGGATTCCTATGCCAAGTCTCTGCTCCATGGCAAGTGCTACGACAG gtGGTTCGATAAATCTTTCACCTTCATCGTGTACAAGAATGGTACCATGGGTCTGAATGCAGAGCACTCCTGGGCTGACGCTCCCATTGTCGGACACCTTTGGGAG CATGTTCTGTCGACTGACTATTTCCAACTGGGCTACACAGAGGACGGCCACTGCAAAGGAGAGCTGAACCCCAATATCCCAGCCCCTCAAAGACTGCAGTGGGACATCCCTGAAGAG TGCCAAAGTGTGATTGACAGTTCTTTCCAAGTGGCCAAAGCTCTGGCTGATGATGTCGACTCCCACACCGTCCCCTTCAACACCTTCGGAAAGGGGCTCATCAAGAAGTGCAAGACCAGCCCAGATGCCTTCATTCAGATCGCCCTGCAGCTCGCACACTTCAGG GACAAGGGGAAGTTCTGCCTGACATATGAAGCTTCGATGACTCGGCTGTTCCGAGAGGGGCGGACAGAGACCGTGCGCTCCTGTACTGTGGAGACCTGCAGCTTCGTCCGAGCCATGATGAACTCTGAAACG AGAGACGAGAAGAAGAAGCTGTTTGCACTTGCTTCTGAGAAACACCAGCAACTGTACCGTCTAGCCATGACTGGAAAAGGCATTGACCGTCACCTCTTCTGTCTCTACGTGGTGTCCAAATACCTTGGTGTCGACTCCCCGTTCCTCAAGGAG GTGCTGTCGGAGCCGTGGAGGCTGTCCACCAGCCAGACGCCCCTGCAGCAGGCGGAGCTGTTTGACCTGGTCAACAACCCCCAGCATGTCACCAGCGGAGGCGGCTTTGGACCC GTGGCGGATGATGGTTATGGAGTGTCTTACATCATCGTTGGGGATAATCTCATCAACTTCCACATCTCCAGCAAGCTCTCCAGCCCCGAGACG gaTTCCCATCGTTTTGGGAATAACATTCAACAGGCAATGATGGACATCCTGGATCTCTTTGATCTGGACTCTTTGAAAGGCCATCAAGAAAGAAAAGGCGCTTAA